A single Tachypleus tridentatus isolate NWPU-2018 chromosome 9, ASM421037v1, whole genome shotgun sequence DNA region contains:
- the LOC143224647 gene encoding uncharacterized protein LOC143224647 produces the protein MSPHQSPSSVINGVKTSSDLEDLDKIFSVGNSKTEITNSGFGILTSQVNGAGVGSTNSIAVRTTVGISSSAPVSATPAYHRDENIPKLLQPINTIESPVPICTTHSNDKNSFRSVGAKGLEELDVLSQSLLKKSLPANAPTKSEFPSAPQKIPMNQLPKQPQVQTPSSPSLLRVNYPQDSNPTVETENRVPSISPSKVSVQDVSSLSDVTVPLQSIQPGETPPLTLQEKNGLTVVVHFGKDSPSRCHCDGCINYE, from the exons ATGTCACCACATCAGTCACCTTCTTCTGTCATAAATGGTGTGAAAACCTCTAGTGACCTTGAGGATCTGGATAAGATATTTTCTGTGGGAAATTCTAAAACAGAAATTACAAATTCAGGTTTTGGAATCCTCACATCTCAAGTAAATGGTGCGGGTGTTGGAAGCACCAATTCCATTGCAGTCAGAACCACAGTGGGTATTTCATCTAGTGCTCCGGTTTCTGCCACACCAGCATATCACAGAGATGAAAATATTCCAAAGCTTCTCCAGCCCATAAATACAA TAGAATCTCCTGTTCCAATATGTACTACTCATAGTAACGATAAAAACAGCTTTAGGTCAGTTGGAGCAAAAGGGTTAGAAGAATTGGATGTGTTAAGTCAGTCATTGCTGAAGAAAAGTTTACCAGCCAATGCTCCAACTAAGTCTGAATTTCCAAG TGCTCCTCAGAAAATTCCAATGAATCAGCTACCTAAACAACCACAAGTTCAGACCCCAAGCTCACCGTCCCTATTACGTGTAAATTATCCCCAAGATTCAAATCCTACAGTGGAAACAGAAAATAGGGTTCCATCAATTTCTCCTTCCAAAGTTTCTGTGCAAGATGTTTCGTCTCTTTCAGATGTTACAGTACCTTTACAAAGTATACAACCAG GAGAAACTCCACCATTAACTCTTCAAGAGAAAAATGGCCTAACTGTTGTTGTTCATTTTGGTAAAGACTCTCCGAGCAGATGTCACTGTGATGGTTGTATCAACTATGAGTAG